DNA from Candidatus Methylomirabilota bacterium:
TCCTGATGGCGCGGGCCACCTCCGCGCAGGCCGCGGGGTCGTCGGCCAGGGCGGGCTCCTCGTACCAGACGAGGTCGAGGTCCTCGAGCATCTGGGCCTGGCGGATCGCGCTCTGCACGTCGAGCTTCTGGTTGACGTCCACCATCATCCGCACGCCGTCGCCGAGCGCCTTGCGCACCGCCTCCACGCGCTGGCGGTTCACGCGCGGGTCAGGATGGTGGACCTTCATCTTGTAATAGCGACAGCCCGCGGCCGCGTAGCGCGTGCCCTCGCCGATGAGATCGTCGATCGAGTACGAGCCCCAGCCGCCGCTGCCGTACGCGGCCACGCGGTCCGTCGTCGCGCCCCACAGCTTGGCGAGCGGAAGGCCGGCCGTCTTGGCGGCGAGATCCCAGAGCGCGATGTCGAGCGCCGACAGCGCATAGCCGGCGATGCCCACGCGGCGGATGCCGCGGTCCGCGCGGTACATCTTGTCCCAGAGCCGTCCGACCAGCAGCGGGTCCTCGCCGATCAGCAAGGTCGCGAGGCGGCGGGCGTACGCTTCCACCGACTCGGAGCCGCTGCCACCGAACACGAGCGAGTAGCCCAGCCCCTCGGGGCCGGAATCGCTGCGGATGCGGGTCACGACCAGGCGATGCTCGGGCAGGTCCAGCGCGATAGGCGTGACGGTCGGGACGCGCAGCGTGAACGTGTCGATAGCCGTGATTTTCATGGGTGTGGTTCCTCCCGCGGTCAGCCCTGCATGAACGCGTTCAACTCGGGCGTCGTCAGGGAGCGGTCGAGATAGCCGAACGTGCCCTTGTCCTTCACCTCGCGGGCGGCATTGACCAAGCC
Protein-coding regions in this window:
- a CDS encoding mandelate racemase/muconate lactonizing enzyme family protein, translating into MKITAIDTFTLRVPTVTPIALDLPEHRLVVTRIRSDSGPEGLGYSLVFGGSGSESVEAYARRLATLLIGEDPLLVGRLWDKMYRADRGIRRVGIAGYALSALDIALWDLAAKTAGLPLAKLWGATTDRVAAYGSGGWGSYSIDDLIGEGTRYAAAGCRYYKMKVHHPDPRVNRQRVEAVRKALGDGVRMMVDVNQKLDVQSAIRQAQMLEDLDLVWYEEPALADDPAACAEVARAIRIPVATGENNYTRFEFRELIERRAARYLMPDVCRANGFTETMRIGQLAAAHQVAVSPHVVHELSLHVAAALPNAFLVEWIDWVPADLFEGMPKCEDGAFRISDRPGHGIALTVDAEKKYRMA